The sequence CCATGATTATTATATTTGCTATTTCTATCGTTCTAATTCCTGATCTGTCCCAAAAATTAGTTATAAAACACAAAGAAGCAGTAAAAAAAAGAATTAGTTCCGTAATTAAAATTTCTTTTATTTTAGGACTTTCTGTATTAATAATATGCTTAATTTGGGGAGACAATCTGGGAAGAGTATTCTATAACAGAAATGATCTGGGAAACTATATTCGATTTGCTGCACTGTCTGCCCCCATATCATATACTGCTGCTGCTACAAACAGTATATTAAACGGATTGGGAAAGCAAAAAACCATCCTCAAAAATTCTTTAATAGCAGCCGTAATTGAAATCTTGATTATATTTTTTCTTACGGCCGTCCCTTCCATAAATATTTTAGGATGTGGAATAGAGATGATTGTAACAGCCATTGTAACATTAATCATGAATGGAATTGAAATCAATAAATTTTTAAATTTAAAATTCAGTTTAACAAATATCATAATATACCTTCAGTTGGCTTTGTTATTCTTCTACTGTATAAAAATAGCTTCAAATATAATAAAACTAATATCCTTTTAAATTTTTAATATATTTTCAATAATTACTATACTTGAAAAATAATAGTATAATAAAATTACATAAGAATATATTAAAGGTTAATCAATAAACAGAGAGTGTCAAAATTTAAAATAGTAATAAAAAGGTGGAGTATTTATGAATCTGAAAGGTAAGAGAATAGTTATTACTGGTGCATCTTCCGGAATCGGATGGGCTCTTTTAAAGCGATTATCTGCATCCGGAGCTTCTGTAGTCGGTGTATCAAGGAATCCTCAGAGAATTATTGATGAACTGGGAAATCGTGGCATAAAGACGATTACATGTGATGTATCTGACCCTATTCAAGTTGATCGCATGCTTGAAGAAGCGACCGAATTAATGGGTGGAATAGATATATTTGTCGCAAATGCAGGCTTTGCATATTACGGCAAAATTGGAAACTCAAATTGGGAGAAAATCGAACAAATATATAAGACAAATGTAATATCCCCAATTTATACTTTACAAAAACTAACTGAAAATAACAAAACGGAACCCTTAATCTTTATGGTCACCATTTCTGCTTTAGGAAAAATGGTACTCCCGGGATTTTCCCTTTACAATTCTACAAAATTTGCACTTGACGGATTTGTACGAACATACCGTATGGAACGCCCCAAAAATGTCAAAATAATACCTGTTTATCCCGTTGCTAATTTTACGCCGTTTTTTGAAAAAGCCGGAGGCCCCGATACTCCCATGCCATTATTGGCTCGCCAATTTCCGTCTATGACGGCTTTATGTATGAAAATAGGATTACAAGTAGAAGCCCGTTCAGTTTATCCTTCAATAATTTTTATTATACGTTGTATTTTATCAAGGGTTACACCTGTTGATGTTCTCGTACAAATTGTTGAGCGAATTCGATTTTCCGGATGGTTGAAAAGGCATGGAGAAAGAAATTGAAGGAATAAAATTAGGGGTTACCTCTTTTTGAGACAACCCCTAAATCTATCTTTACTTACTTACTTTCTTTTCTGCGATTCAAATATATCCCTGAATCCTTTGGCCCTCTTTGTTATTTCATCAAATTTCCCTTCTTCTACAAGTTTATTGCTTACAAGGGAACTTGCTATTCCTGCGGAACATGCTCCTGCTTTTAAGAACGATCCAAAATTATCAAGATCTATTGCTCCTACTGCCATCATTTCCATTTGTGAAAGAGGTCCTTTCAACTGCTTTATATAATTCGGCCCGAAAACTCCTGCCGGAAATACTTTTATGATTTGCACTCCATTTTCCCATGCTGTTACTGCTTCTGTCGGAGTGGCAATCCCCGGAACGGGAAGTACGCTGTATCTTTGACACATTTTTACCATTCCAAGATTTAAAGAAGGTGACAATACAAATGCTGCTCCCGATAATATAGCTGTTCTTGCTGTTTCAGCGTCCAAAACTGTTCCTGCTCCTATCAGCATCTTATCTTTATATTTAGCTACTAACTCCTTTATCATTTCAGAAGCTCCTGGAGTATTGAAGGTAACTTCTATTGTATTTACTCCTCCTGCAAGTAATGCATCTGCTATCTTACACAATGATTCAGCTGATGTTCCTCTTACTATTGCACAAACTCCAGATTCTTTAATTTGTTCCAGTACCTCATAAGCCTTCATTATTAATTCCTCCTATAATTTAATTATTTACAATATGAGCTCCCGGCTCATTATTCAAAACAAATACAACATTGTTTGCAGCTGCAACCCCCATATTATTTACAGCCGTAGATGTATATCCTCCTATATGGGGAGTTATTATAACATTGTCAAGCTTTAAAAGAGGGCTTCCTACTGGAGGCTCATGTTCCACGGCATCCAATGCTGCTCCTGCAATTATATTTTTCGAAAGTGCATTATATAATGCATCTTCATTTACAATACCGCCTCTCGCTGCATTAATAAGAAATGCAGTGTTTTTCATCATTTTAAGCTCTTTCTCTCCTATAAGATTTTTTGTTGATTCCATTAATGGAACGTGTATAGTTATTATATCCGATTTTTGTAAAATTTCTTCCATAGAGCAATATTTTGCACCGTATTTTTCGGCAAACTCATGATCAGGGTATACATCAAAACATAATACATCCATCTCAAATCCTTTTGCTCTTTTGATAACTCCCTTGCCTATACTTCCTGTTCCTATAACTCCTATAGTCTTTTTATATACCTCTGTGCCTAATACTCTGCCCCAGCCTTCGCTTTTTACTGTATTATTTGCTCCGACTATATTTCTTGCTATGGCAATCATAAGGCCAATTGTTAAGTCAGCTACCGAATTATTATTGGTATTAGGTGTATTTGTCACAACAATTCCTTTTTCCTTTGCAGCTTTTATATCTACATTATCATATCCGATGCCATATCTTGATATAACCTTTAGCTTGTTTCCCGCATCAATTACTTCTTTTGTTACTTTGTCGTTACCTGCTATTAATGCATCGGCATCTTTTATTAAAGGTATCAGTTCTTTGGCATTCAGAGGTTTTTCTATTGGAATTTTATGCACTTCACATCCGTTTTTTTCTAATATATCAAATGGCTCTGTGCTACTCTTACCAAAAGATCGTGCTGTAACTACAACTTTATACTTGGACATTATATCAACCTCGATTCTTAATTTTGTTCATCTAATTTTACATAATTTAATTTTACTATTACATTTGATTTTTTGCAACTATTTAATAATACCTTTTCGTGCCATATCTCTTCATCAAAAAAGTATCATTCTCACCAATTTTCAAAAAATTTAACATCATCGTAAAACGGAAAATCTGCTAATTGAATGTTAGCAGATTTTCCGTTCTTCACTTTTTAAGATATTATTTAAACACCTTTACTCTTTCTTCTAAAGGTTTAAATTCCTTTTCTCCCGGCAATGAGACTGATTTCCCGAAAGGAAGCTGAGCGATTAGTTTCCAATTATCCGGTACATTAAATGTTTTTTTAACTTCTTCATCTATCAATGGATTATAGTGCTGAAGAGATGCCCCAAAACCTTCCATTTCCAAAGAAGTCCATATTACAAATTGAAGCATTCCTGAGCTTTGCTGAGACCATTTGGGAAAATTTTCTTTATATGTAGGAAAATTTTCCTGAAGTTCTTCAACTACATCCTGATCTTCAAAGAAAAGTATCGAGCCATACCCACTACGAAAAGAATTAATTTTTTCTTCCGTATCGGAAAAATTCTGTGGCGGCACAATTTTTCTCAACTCTTCCTTAGTAATATCCCATAGTTTATTATGATTTTCACCTAACAAGACCATAACTCTTGCACTCTGAGAATTAAATGGACTTGGGGAATGTTTAACTCCATAATTGACTACTTCCAATATTCTTTCGTCAGAAATTACATTTTCCTTACTTATACCATAAAAAGAACGTCTATCTTTAATGGCTGCATAAAAATCTTTATTCATTCAGATACCTCCTTATCTTTTTACCATACTGACAAGTTCATGATGATTTTATTTAACATTTCTGCTTTAATCTATTTCATATTTACCCTTAAAATTTATTAATAATCTAATTATTAATTATATATCCAATTATTTGATGCTGAGCAGTATTTAAACTTAAATTTTCTTAGGACCTCTTCAAATTCTGGATATATCCTGCTGATTTAGAAAGCTTTTTCTTTCACTTGAATCAAAACATACTTTACCTTCAACATATGTCATATGAACGTTAAAATTATCATCCAGTATTACAAAATCCGCGTCTTTTCCTTCTTCAATGCTTCCCTTTTCATCGTACACATTAGACAGTTTTGCCGGAAGAGATGATGACATTTTAATTACATCTTCGATGGAATATCCCAAATAAGCCATGTTTTTAAATCCATACAAAAGATTTTTAGTACTCCCTGCAATAGTTCCGTCGGATAATCTGCTGCTTTCTTCATCTATTATTATCTCTCTTCCCGAAAAATCATATTTCCCAGGTCTCAATCCTGAAGCAACTATTGAATCAGAAATCATACAAATTTTTTCCGGAGACTTAATTTTTAAAATCAATTTGAGCATATCCGGATGAACGTGTATAAAATCACATATCAATTCACAATACACATTATCATCTAACAAATATCCTCCCAAAGCTCCCGGTTCCCTATGGTGTATTGAACGCTGGGCATTACACGTATGATTTGACAGTGAAATCCCCCATTGAATTCCTTTCTTGGTTTCTTCTATTGTCCCATTTGTATGTCCCCCGGCCACTAATATTCCATTACAAGTCAAATATTTAATCAGTTCTTCCGCACCGTCCAGTTCTGGAGCAACAGTTACATGAATGATGTTGTTACCGCTTTTTTCTATAAAGGATTTCATTAATTCAACTGACGGTTTCAATAAATTTCTTACTAAGAAAACACCTTTCTTTTCAGGATTTAAGAATGGACCTTCCATATGTATTCCTAAAATTTTAGCTCCTTCATAATATCCTTTAATTACAGAGCCTATTGTATTCAGATATTTTTTTATACTTTCAACGTCTTCTCCTCCCAAGGTAGGTTGAAAGCTTGTAACTCCAATAGACGGAAGATATTTGCACATCCCCTTTATTTGTCTTTCATCTTCTGAACTGACTGTCCAACCTCCTGAACCATGAATATGAATATCAATCAATCCTGGTATTATTAAATTATTTTCGGCATTTATAAATTCCAATTCTTTGTATCTGCTTAAATCCTCTTTTTCTATGATTTTCTCTATAATTCTTCCGCTAATTATGATTCCTCCGTCGATTACTCCATCAGGAGTATATACCCTCTCACTTCTAACAATAAATTTTTTCAATTATGTTCTCCCCCTATGTTTATAATATTTTAATCAAACTCATTACGTTCTGGGTTATGAAATCCCCTGTGGATTTCCCAAAGGGAGATGACCAGGCTTCATAATCCCCATCTTCATAAGATTCGGGAGTATAAACATAGCCCACCATTCCATTTGTATATCCTGCGATTATAACGTTATTAAAATCGGATTCTCTTTTTATATCAAATCCGTAATCATTAAACAATTCCACAGGAACACCTACAATCAATATATCTCCCAATTTTATAATCTGAATAGGCAGTTCCAAATTTATATTTTCCAAGACATCAATCAGTTTCAACGATATACTTGCCCCTTGATATTTTGTTATTATACTTCTCATATTTTGAGGTGAAATATTTGAATCATTTTTTGCCTTATTTAAGTCATATAATGTCCTTCTGTAATATTCCATTGCCTCCTTGCGGTCCGGTATTTCCTTCTTAGGAAATTTAAAATATCTTTTAATTCCATTTATTTCGTAATTATTCTTATCTTCTTTATTATCATAGGCTTCCAATACACTTTTAAATACAAGGCCACCCATTCTTTTAACTTCGTTAAAATCTTGGGCTTTTCTGGTGAACCTTGTACTCTGATTACCACAAGCGCCGTTTATAAACATACATACGCAATTATTTTTAAAATATTCTTCGACTAAATTCTGAACAACTCCGGGATAATCAGCAGATATATACTCATTATCAGCACCTAATACAGTAGGATGACAGGAATAATTGACTATTACTCCCAGCGGTAAATTATTTTCAGCAATAAGAAATATCACATTAACCGAATCATCTACAGGACCTTCTTTACATATTCTGTTTGAAGCCACTCCAACACATTTAGATTTTCCGTATGCTAATCTTATCTGTCTTAAATCCTTGGCGGACTTTAAAGCATTTTTAATCATAGTATCAATTATATATTCTTTTAATTTTTTATTTAATCTACAAGAAAAATTCTTTTCATCAAATTCCCAGTTAATAATATGAGGTGCCGAGTGGGTATGTGTCGCACAAATAAATATATTTTCCTCCGGGATATTTATTTCTTTTTTAATTCCAGAAACAACTTTATCGACTAATTCTTCATCTACTCCCAACAGATCATTAGATATAACAATTATAGTTTTCTCCCCATTGGAAACCGTAAGAGCCTTTGTATATATATTGTCATGTATTCCCTTGCTCCCATTTTCCCTATCTGCATAGCCTGCCATATATACACCTGTTGGCACGTTTAAAGGGGTTGCCGATGTATTTGCTTTAAAATTTAAATTCAAGCTATCCACTCCTTCATAATATTCTTCATTTTGTTATAAAAAAGGCATTTAATGAAACCCTTAAGGCAAATTATGACTTTTATATGGGTTATAAAACATGATGTTATGTTGTATATACATCTTTAAAATCATTTCTGACTACAAATAATCTAAAATTATAATTTTCTTTTTAAGATAGCTTCATACTTATATATATCACATCTGTATATGGATTTTGTATATTCAACTATTGTATCATCATCGCTATATGTGGTTCTTTTAAATAATAACCCTAACATATTTTCATTCACATTAAACAAATCGGCTTCATAAGGTGTAAGAATCACAGGTTCTACAGTTTGGGTTCCATATTTTAATTTAATTCCGTACTTATTCTCAAATAAATAATATAAGGAATTCTTTTCGGACTCCTCTCTACTGAGATTTGGAAAATTTTTTTCCGGAAGATATGATATCTCTAAGGCTATAGGTTCTTTTCCGGCAAACCTTATCCTTTTAATAACATATATCATTTCTCCCTTTTTCATATGAAATATCTTTGATATTTTCTTTTCTGGTATTTCCTTATTAAAATATAATAATCTATTAGTTACGTTATATCCTTTAGATTTCATCTCCTCTGTGAAACTGAGTAACTGAGAAATATTTTTCTTCTGCTTCGGATAAGACACAAAGGTACCTTTGCCTTGTTCTCTATATAACATTCCCTCATTTACTAAATCCTGAATAGCCTTTCGGACTGTCATCCTGCTTATTCCATGAAATTTACATAACTCCATTTCTCCAGAAATAATTTCTCCTGGCTTTAATTCCTCATTTTCAATCATTTCTCTTAATATTTCTCTTAACTGATAATATTTAGGGATAGGACTATTTTTATCTATTTTTTTCATTTGCACCGACCTTACTTATTTTAATTAATTATATCTATAAATTTATCAAATATTTTAAAATAATTCAATAGACCTGTCCTCCAAAATTTTACTGTATTGACAAATATGCTTCTTCCAACAGCTTATGTGATTTCATACTTTCCTCAAAGGTAGGAGTTACTTCATTAACAATTTTGTTATTAATTACATTTATTATCATATTCAATAAACTTGCAGTATGCATATCAACCATGAATCCCATAGACATTCTTGGATTAGGATATATGCTGTTCAGGTAATTTGTATAATTATCCGAATTTATTATTTCTGATATATCCCGGGAGTTTCGTGAATTATAAATACTGTAAACAGGTTCATAAGGATTTTTATCTGATATCTTAACATATCCATTCGTCCCGTATATTTCAATTTCAAAAACATCATAAGGGTTATAAGAAACCTTCGACACCTCTGCAGTTCCTACAGCGCCATTTTTTAACTCCAAGGTCATAAGGCCCCAATCATCAACATCTACTTTTTCCATCTTTTCTCCATTTTCTGACGGTCTTTCTTTAATAACGGTATTTGCCTTTGCACTAATTTTATCCACATTTTCATAACCAAGTAAAAATACTAATGCATCCAACAGATGTATGCCTAAATCCGCTATAGCTCCTCCCCCGGACATACTTTTTTTCAATCTCCATGTAATCGCTCTTTTAGGATTTAAATAGCTGCTGTGAAAAAACTGGCCTCTGAAATTAATTATTTCTCCTATACAATTATTCTTTATTATTGCTCTTGCCTTACTTATAGCAGGCATAAATCTATATATTAACGCTACTTGTGTAATAGTTTTTCTTTCTTCAATTAAATCCAAAATCTGTAATCCTTCCTTCGAATTTACTGTCATCGGTTTTTCACAATATATATTTGAACCTTTTTTGATAAAAAAGCTTGACTGTTCGAAATGCAGAAAATTAGGTGTACAAATATCTATCATATCTAAGTTTTCCTCTTTTAAATCATATATGGAAGATACAAGATTATCAAATCCTGTACCCTCCAAATTTTGAGTTTTACTGCTTACCATTGCAGACAGTCTATATACATTACCATACTGAGGAAA is a genomic window of Acidilutibacter cellobiosedens containing:
- a CDS encoding GntR family transcriptional regulator — its product is MKKIDKNSPIPKYYQLREILREMIENEELKPGEIISGEMELCKFHGISRMTVRKAIQDLVNEGMLYREQGKGTFVSYPKQKKNISQLLSFTEEMKSKGYNVTNRLLYFNKEIPEKKISKIFHMKKGEMIYVIKRIRFAGKEPIALEISYLPEKNFPNLSREESEKNSLYYLFENKYGIKLKYGTQTVEPVILTPYEADLFNVNENMLGLLFKRTTYSDDDTIVEYTKSIYRCDIYKYEAILKRKL
- a CDS encoding nitroreductase family protein, which codes for MNKDFYAAIKDRRSFYGISKENVISDERILEVVNYGVKHSPSPFNSQSARVMVLLGENHNKLWDITKEELRKIVPPQNFSDTEEKINSFRSGYGSILFFEDQDVVEELQENFPTYKENFPKWSQQSSGMLQFVIWTSLEMEGFGASLQHYNPLIDEEVKKTFNVPDNWKLIAQLPFGKSVSLPGEKEFKPLEERVKVFK
- a CDS encoding phosphoglycerate dehydrogenase — encoded protein: MSKYKVVVTARSFGKSSTEPFDILEKNGCEVHKIPIEKPLNAKELIPLIKDADALIAGNDKVTKEVIDAGNKLKVISRYGIGYDNVDIKAAKEKGIVVTNTPNTNNNSVADLTIGLMIAIARNIVGANNTVKSEGWGRVLGTEVYKKTIGVIGTGSIGKGVIKRAKGFEMDVLCFDVYPDHEFAEKYGAKYCSMEEILQKSDIITIHVPLMESTKNLIGEKELKMMKNTAFLINAARGGIVNEDALYNALSKNIIAGAALDAVEHEPPVGSPLLKLDNVIITPHIGGYTSTAVNNMGVAAANNVVFVLNNEPGAHIVNN
- a CDS encoding neutral/alkaline non-lysosomal ceramidase N-terminal domain-containing protein, yielding MNLNFKANTSATPLNVPTGVYMAGYADRENGSKGIHDNIYTKALTVSNGEKTIIVISNDLLGVDEELVDKVVSGIKKEINIPEENIFICATHTHSAPHIINWEFDEKNFSCRLNKKLKEYIIDTMIKNALKSAKDLRQIRLAYGKSKCVGVASNRICKEGPVDDSVNVIFLIAENNLPLGVIVNYSCHPTVLGADNEYISADYPGVVQNLVEEYFKNNCVCMFINGACGNQSTRFTRKAQDFNEVKRMGGLVFKSVLEAYDNKEDKNNYEINGIKRYFKFPKKEIPDRKEAMEYYRRTLYDLNKAKNDSNISPQNMRSIITKYQGASISLKLIDVLENINLELPIQIIKLGDILIVGVPVELFNDYGFDIKRESDFNNVIIAGYTNGMVGYVYTPESYEDGDYEAWSSPFGKSTGDFITQNVMSLIKIL
- the nagA gene encoding N-acetylglucosamine-6-phosphate deacetylase, which codes for MKKFIVRSERVYTPDGVIDGGIIISGRIIEKIIEKEDLSRYKELEFINAENNLIIPGLIDIHIHGSGGWTVSSEDERQIKGMCKYLPSIGVTSFQPTLGGEDVESIKKYLNTIGSVIKGYYEGAKILGIHMEGPFLNPEKKGVFLVRNLLKPSVELMKSFIEKSGNNIIHVTVAPELDGAEELIKYLTCNGILVAGGHTNGTIEETKKGIQWGISLSNHTCNAQRSIHHREPGALGGYLLDDNVYCELICDFIHVHPDMLKLILKIKSPEKICMISDSIVASGLRPGKYDFSGREIIIDEESSRLSDGTIAGSTKNLLYGFKNMAYLGYSIEDVIKMSSSLPAKLSNVYDEKGSIEEGKDADFVILDDNFNVHMTYVEGKVCFDSSERKSFLNQQDISRI
- a CDS encoding SDR family NAD(P)-dependent oxidoreductase, with the protein product MNLKGKRIVITGASSGIGWALLKRLSASGASVVGVSRNPQRIIDELGNRGIKTITCDVSDPIQVDRMLEEATELMGGIDIFVANAGFAYYGKIGNSNWEKIEQIYKTNVISPIYTLQKLTENNKTEPLIFMVTISALGKMVLPGFSLYNSTKFALDGFVRTYRMERPKNVKIIPVYPVANFTPFFEKAGGPDTPMPLLARQFPSMTALCMKIGLQVEARSVYPSIIFIIRCILSRVTPVDVLVQIVERIRFSGWLKRHGERN
- a CDS encoding bifunctional 4-hydroxy-2-oxoglutarate aldolase/2-dehydro-3-deoxy-phosphogluconate aldolase; its protein translation is MKAYEVLEQIKESGVCAIVRGTSAESLCKIADALLAGGVNTIEVTFNTPGASEMIKELVAKYKDKMLIGAGTVLDAETARTAILSGAAFVLSPSLNLGMVKMCQRYSVLPVPGIATPTEAVTAWENGVQIIKVFPAGVFGPNYIKQLKGPLSQMEMMAVGAIDLDNFGSFLKAGACSAGIASSLVSNKLVEEGKFDEITKRAKGFRDIFESQKRK
- a CDS encoding Gfo/Idh/MocA family protein, which encodes MKKINVGLIGYGYIGKIHNIAYKVIPIIFPQYGNVYRLSAMVSSKTQNLEGTGFDNLVSSIYDLKEENLDMIDICTPNFLHFEQSSFFIKKGSNIYCEKPMTVNSKEGLQILDLIEERKTITQVALIYRFMPAISKARAIIKNNCIGEIINFRGQFFHSSYLNPKRAITWRLKKSMSGGGAIADLGIHLLDALVFLLGYENVDKISAKANTVIKERPSENGEKMEKVDVDDWGLMTLELKNGAVGTAEVSKVSYNPYDVFEIEIYGTNGYVKISDKNPYEPVYSIYNSRNSRDISEIINSDNYTNYLNSIYPNPRMSMGFMVDMHTASLLNMIINVINNKIVNEVTPTFEESMKSHKLLEEAYLSIQ